GTCGGAGATTCTCCGCCGCATCGCTCCGGATCTGGAATGCGATGGCGAGATGCACGGCGATTCAGCGCTGTCGCCCGATATCCGCAACAAATCGAACCCGGAGTCGACGCTCGCCGGGGAAGCCAACCTCGTCGTGATGCCGAACCTCGACGCGGCGAACATCTCGTTCAACCTGATGAAGATCGCGAACGGCGACGGGGTGTCGGTTGGTCCGATGCTGCTTGGTGCGGCGCTGCCGGTGCATATCCTGACGCCGTCGGCGACCGTGCGCCGGCTCGTGAACATCACTGCTGTTTCGGTGGTCGACGCTTTCGAGCAGCGGCAGTTTGCCGCCGCGCAGGAGTAAGGTCCTGTCCGGACGCCGGTTCCGTTGAGGAGCCGGCGCCCGCAACGACCGTCGTCCCGTTCATGCAACGCCTGCTGATCGTCCTCGGCTTGATCCTGGTCGCTGCCGGCCTGTTGTGGCCGTGGCTGGCACGCCTGCCGTTCGGCCGGCTTCCCGGCGACTTCCACATCGAACGTGAAGGCTTCGGCTTCTATTTTCCGCTGACGACGGGGCTGATCGTCTCGATCGTGATCAGCCTTATCCTCTGGATCTTCCGCCGCTAAGAGCGGCGTCGGTCAGCCCTACAGGAGCTCCCGGATGCGAATTCCCGTGCTCGCGGTCGCCGCCGCGATGCTTCTTGGCGCGCCTGCGGTCCAAGCCGAATGGCTGCTGGCGGCCTTCGCCACGCGCATCGTCGCCGGGCAGCCGCTGAACATTTCGATCGTTCGCGACGCTTCCGACGAGTTGCCGCTGCCGGATCGTCTCGAAGCGGTCATCGAAGTCGGGGAACAGCGTGTCGCCGTGGAACTCCTCGCCGCAGGGGCGGGCGAGAGCGCTGCGTTCCGGCGCGATTACGTGCTGAGCTGGCCGGAGCAGCTCACCGGACCCGCGGTCGTGGAGCTCGCCGACCGGAGCTCGTCGCGGCTGCTGCTGATCGCTCAGGAAGCTGCCGCGCCGCCGGGCGCCGACGTGGCGAAGGCGGCACAGGAGCCGGTCCTGCCTGCGGCGACCCTTCCGCCGGCCCCCGCGCTGTCGGTCAACGAGCCGATGTATTTCCTCGTCGGCGGCGGCGCCGGGCGCTCGGCGCGTGTCCAGCTCAGTTTCAAGTACCGCATCTTCGAGCCCGAAGGCCCCGTCGTCGAGCTGCTGCCGCCGTTGCGCGGCCTGCATTTCGGTTACACGCAGACGTCCGTGTGGGATCTGCGCTCGGAGTCGAAGCCGTTCCGCGATACGAGCTACCGGCCGTCGCTGTTCTACGAGTGGCGGCTCGCGTCCGACCCGCAGCGCCAGCACGGCGTCACCGTCCGCACCGGCTACGAGCATGAATCGAACGCACGCGACCGGCACAATTCGCGCAGCATCGACACGCTGTTCGCGTCGCTCGACTGGCGTCATCGCCTCGGCGAGCGGCAATCGTATGTCGGTATCACGCCGAAGCTCTGGGCTTACCTCGATCGCGATGAAAACCCGGACATCCACCGCTATCGCGGCTATGGCGAGCTGGGCGTGCGTTTCGGCCGGGACGACGGCTTTCTCGCTCAGCTGCGCCTGCGCCACTCGACCGAC
The window above is part of the Azoarcus sp. PA01 genome. Proteins encoded here:
- a CDS encoding phospholipase A; this translates as MRIPVLAVAAAMLLGAPAVQAEWLLAAFATRIVAGQPLNISIVRDASDELPLPDRLEAVIEVGEQRVAVELLAAGAGESAAFRRDYVLSWPEQLTGPAVVELADRSSSRLLLIAQEAAAPPGADVAKAAQEPVLPAATLPPAPALSVNEPMYFLVGGGAGRSARVQLSFKYRIFEPEGPVVELLPPLRGLHFGYTQTSVWDLRSESKPFRDTSYRPSLFYEWRLASDPQRQHGVTVRTGYEHESNARDRHNSRSIDTLFASLDWRHRLGERQSYVGITPKLWAYLDRDENPDIHRYRGYGELGVRFGRDDGFLAQLRLRHSTDGGSSQLDLSYPLSRAILSDTASYLHFQVFNGYGETLLDYNRSRGTQFRIGFSIQR
- a CDS encoding DUF2905 domain-containing protein, with amino-acid sequence MQRLLIVLGLILVAAGLLWPWLARLPFGRLPGDFHIEREGFGFYFPLTTGLIVSIVISLILWIFRR